Proteins encoded by one window of uncultured Draconibacterium sp.:
- a CDS encoding gliding motility-associated C-terminal domain-containing protein, producing MFKAFFIMILTLLAALNGAAQQDIVVYEGAVTTHDVVNHSGSEYNWEIYKNLNPDILADPTECYITNANNLNVATVRWLQAGIYYLTVLETDISGCSNLKALAVSVLPNNRSISFLQHSSNACFNTISNQFNLSLIINGVGGEPLVENLYPINVRFLVNENEYTQQVPFENQTLSISSEMLTINPDIDNIIEVEIIEAVDNDNNIIEPPSQNSHTRTIYAKPRLAFDITEIKLQQNSVYEHQVSMVSGNNQNAQYFWFVEPADGTSTDLEMITDSVASILWDGNTGDYQVNVYAIDGNGCMSDTVQQRIGIIKTGGDLVVSAGKDTIIGSCVPYILQAWVSDTTGLSYQWNPSDNLDDPSRLNPVFTPGETTEFNLTVRDAEGVVGRDTVEIFVSALLANAGEDFMLEDQTTALLNGMGSVGEQIEFYWTTDNGAFVGGQNTATPEISSAGTYYLEVTDIFGCSSLDSVVVSRFISAPIARDVYDTTEYQESVTIDILANDEDPQGELDPLSLQILQYPVNGSVSANADATVIYTPNDGFLGGDVFEYSICNYFGKCDNAHVYVYVMTLDFFIPEAFTPNGDNVNDYFEIKGIELFEQNSITIINRWGKTVYKAQRYGISTTPQFWDGKSNQGGGNSDLPTGTYFYVLDLGNGEQPIAGSVYIDR from the coding sequence ATGTTTAAGGCATTTTTCATAATGATATTAACCCTGCTGGCTGCCCTGAATGGGGCAGCCCAGCAGGATATTGTCGTGTATGAAGGTGCCGTAACAACACACGATGTTGTAAATCATTCAGGAAGTGAATATAATTGGGAAATTTATAAAAATCTCAACCCCGATATTCTTGCCGACCCGACAGAGTGTTACATTACCAATGCCAATAATTTAAATGTGGCAACAGTGCGCTGGTTGCAGGCCGGAATTTATTATTTGACAGTACTTGAAACTGATATTTCAGGATGTTCTAACCTGAAAGCACTGGCAGTTTCCGTTTTACCAAACAACCGTTCTATCAGTTTTCTACAACATTCAAGTAATGCGTGTTTTAACACAATCAGCAATCAGTTTAATCTTTCGCTTATTATTAACGGCGTGGGAGGAGAGCCTCTGGTAGAAAACCTTTATCCGATAAATGTTAGATTTTTGGTTAATGAAAATGAATATACACAGCAGGTTCCTTTCGAAAATCAGACCTTAAGTATTTCATCCGAGATGCTCACAATTAATCCTGATATCGACAATATTATTGAGGTTGAAATAATTGAAGCTGTTGATAATGATAATAATATTATCGAGCCCCCCTCGCAAAACAGTCACACAAGAACTATTTACGCAAAACCACGTTTAGCCTTCGATATTACTGAGATAAAGTTGCAACAGAATTCAGTTTATGAACACCAGGTGAGCATGGTAAGTGGTAATAACCAGAATGCACAATATTTCTGGTTTGTAGAACCTGCCGACGGAACTTCAACGGATTTGGAAATGATCACCGATAGTGTAGCAAGCATCCTTTGGGATGGGAATACGGGTGATTACCAGGTAAATGTATATGCAATTGATGGAAACGGATGTATGAGTGACACCGTTCAGCAAAGAATTGGTATTATAAAAACGGGTGGCGACCTTGTGGTTTCTGCCGGTAAGGATACAATTATTGGAAGCTGTGTTCCATACATTTTACAGGCATGGGTTTCTGATACAACCGGATTGTCCTACCAATGGAATCCTTCAGATAATCTTGATGACCCAAGTCGCTTAAATCCGGTCTTTACTCCCGGAGAAACCACCGAATTTAATTTAACCGTTCGCGATGCAGAAGGCGTTGTGGGAAGAGATACAGTTGAAATATTTGTTTCTGCGCTATTGGCCAATGCCGGAGAAGATTTTATGCTTGAAGACCAAACAACCGCACTTTTAAACGGGATGGGCAGTGTTGGTGAGCAAATAGAATTCTACTGGACAACCGATAACGGGGCTTTTGTTGGAGGACAGAATACCGCTACTCCTGAAATTAGTTCTGCCGGAACGTATTATTTAGAGGTGACCGATATTTTTGGTTGCAGTTCTTTAGATTCAGTAGTGGTTAGCCGCTTTATTTCTGCTCCAATTGCACGCGACGTTTACGATACTACTGAATATCAGGAATCGGTAACAATTGATATTTTGGCCAACGACGAAGATCCTCAGGGAGAACTTGACCCCTTATCGTTACAAATTTTACAATACCCTGTTAATGGTTCGGTTAGCGCTAATGCCGATGCAACTGTAATATACACACCAAACGATGGATTTTTGGGTGGCGATGTTTTTGAATACAGCATTTGCAACTATTTCGGGAAATGCGATAATGCGCATGTTTACGTATATGTAATGACGCTTGATTTCTTTATCCCCGAAGCATTTACACCGAATGGCGATAACGTAAACGACTATTTCGAGATTAAGGGAATTGAATTATTTGAACAAAATTCGATTACCATAATTAATCGCTGGGGAAAAACAGTATACAAAGCTCAGCGCTATGGTATATCAACTACACCACAGTTTTGGGATGGAAAATCAAATCAGGGAGGCGGCAACAGCGACCTGCCTACCGGAACATATTTCTATGTATTGGATTTAGGAAACGGAGAACAACCAATTGCCGGCTCGGTATATATCGACAGATAA
- a CDS encoding type IX secretion system membrane protein PorP/SprF, which produces MGRLKKITAFLIITVVVLLQGKYVSAQQDPMYTQYMDNLQVINPGYAGSAGVGNVLMVARTQWVEFDGAPATRSFTYNIGEDGKNIGIGFSLMSDKIGPLKQTGFYADYSYFIRVSEKFKLGLGLKGGVSFYRANLVALETVDSDPVFSRDIYENFLPNVGVGMFLFSENTYFGLSAPKLIENTITHEDVTTDYVNKQQMHIYFVAGHRVDFSEDFQLKTNAMIRQVSGAPVSFDMTVMGGFRDKFWVGAMYRFDAAYGIIAQFKPTAKMTIGYSYDITISELSAFNAGTHEIMFSYDLDLFNRKSEEMAEK; this is translated from the coding sequence ATGGGAAGATTAAAAAAAATAACAGCATTTTTGATTATTACCGTTGTAGTTTTACTGCAAGGAAAATACGTAAGTGCCCAACAAGATCCTATGTATACACAATACATGGACAATCTCCAGGTAATAAATCCCGGATATGCCGGTTCTGCGGGCGTTGGAAATGTATTGATGGTTGCACGCACACAATGGGTGGAATTCGACGGTGCTCCGGCAACACGATCGTTTACCTATAATATTGGAGAGGATGGTAAAAATATTGGTATTGGTTTCTCATTAATGTCCGACAAAATTGGGCCCCTAAAACAAACCGGATTTTATGCTGATTATTCCTACTTTATAAGGGTTTCGGAAAAGTTTAAGTTGGGTTTAGGACTTAAAGGTGGCGTAAGTTTTTACAGGGCTAACCTTGTTGCACTCGAAACTGTTGATTCCGACCCGGTATTTAGTCGCGATATTTACGAAAACTTTCTGCCCAATGTAGGTGTAGGAATGTTTTTATTTTCAGAAAACACCTATTTCGGATTATCGGCACCAAAACTTATTGAAAATACAATTACACACGAAGATGTTACCACCGACTATGTTAATAAACAACAAATGCACATATATTTTGTAGCCGGACACCGAGTTGATTTCAGCGAAGATTTTCAGCTAAAAACCAATGCAATGATACGTCAGGTTAGTGGCGCTCCAGTATCGTTTGACATGACGGTGATGGGTGGTTTTAGAGATAAATTCTGGGTGGGTGCCATGTATCGTTTTGATGCAGCTTACGGAATAATTGCTCAGTTTAAACCTACAGCTAAAATGACTATTGGTTATTCGTATGATATCACAATTTCGGAATTAAGCGCTTTTAACGCCGGAACACACGAAATTATGTTCAGCTACGATCTCGACCTCTTTAACCGTAAAAGCGAGGAAATGGCTGAAAAGTAG